GCGGCGGTGGTCATCAGGATGGGCCGCAGCCGGATGCCGGCCGCCATCTCCACGGCCTCCCGTTTGCCCTTGCCGCTGCGCTGCAGGTCGTTGGCGAACTGCACGATCAGAATGCCATGCTTGCTGATGAGGCCAATGAGCGTTACCAGGCCCACCTCGGTGAAGATGTTCAGGCTCGCGCCGCCTACGCCGAGGCTGATGAATATCATCGCGCCGCAGATGGACATCGGCACGCTCACCAGGACGATGAAGGGGTCCCGAAAGCTTTCAAACAGTGCGGCCAGGGCGAGGAAGATGATGATCAACGCGAAGACGAACGTGACCAGCAGCGCGGCCGATTCCTGCACGTATTGCCGCGACTGCCCGCTGTAATCGATGCTGTACCCCGTGGGCAGCACGTCCCCGGCAATCGCCTTGAGCCTCTCCAGCGCCTGTCCGAGGGTGACCCCGGGTGCGGGCACCGCCGAGATGGTGACCGCGTTGAGCTGCTGAAAGTGGTTGAGCGACTCGGGGACCACCGTGGTTTTGAGGCCCACGATGGTCGAAGCGGGTATCATTGTGCCGTCGGCGGCCTTGATATAGTAGTCCTTCAACTGGTCGGCGTTGAGCCGGTATCGCTGCTTCACCTGCGGAATCACCTTGTAGGAGCGCCCGGCGAGGCTGAAGTAGTTGACATAGCCCTCGCTCAGCATGGACGACAGCGCTCCGCCCACGTCGCGCATCGTCAGTCCGAGCTGGGCCGTCTTGTCGCGGTCGATTGTCACGGTGATCTGGGGCTTGTCGATTTTGAGGTCCTTGTCCATGAATGCGAACAGACCGCTTCCCTGGGCACGTTCCATCAACGTCTGGGATATTTCGTCCAGGCGTTCGAAAGGCTCGGTGGAGCCGACCACGAACTGCACCGGAAGGCCCCGGCCTCCGCCGGGCAGCGGCGGCCTCAGAAACGCCACCACCTTCAGGCCCGCGATGCCCTGGAGCTTTTGCTGCACCAGGGGGAGCAGTTGCATGGCCGTACGCTCCCGTTCGTCCCAGGGTTTCAGCACCATGCCCGCCACCCCCGAGTTGACCCCGCTGATTCCGTCGAGCTGAAACACGTGGTCCGTTTCCGGGAAGGTGGCATAGGTTTCGTAGAGCAGCCTCGTGTAGAGCTTGGTCTGCTCGAGGGAAGCGTCCGGCGCCGCCGTGGCCAGCGCGATGATGACTCCCTGGTCTTCGTTGGGAGCCAGCTCGCTCTTGGAAGTCTTGAAAAGGAAATAGATGCTGACGAGGATAATGACGGCGAAGACCGCCGTAACGGGCAGGTAATTGAGCGTCGCGTGGAGTACTTTTTCATAGGTGCGCCGGACAAAGTCGAACTGGCTGTCTATGAAAGAGACGAAGCGGTGTCTGCCGTCCTCGGCGTAGGGCCTGAGGAAGTTCGCGCACAACATCGGAGAGAGCGTGAGCGCTATCACGGCGGACACCGCCACCGCCCCCGCGAGGGTATAGGCGAATTCGGTGAACAGTGCGCCGGTCAACCCTCCCATGAAGCCGATGGGGACGTACACCGCAACGAGCACTACGGAGATGGCGATGATAGGGCTGGCCAGTTCGCGAGCGCCCTGGATGGCCGCCCGCACCGGCGCGGTGCCACCCTCGATGTGGCGGTGGACGTTTTCCACCACGATGATGGCGTCGTCCACGACGAGGCCGATGGAAAGCACCACGGCAAGCAGGGTGAGGAGGTTGATCGTATACCCCAGCACCAGCATGATGAAGAAGGCGCCGATGAGCGACAGGGGAATCGCCACCGTCGGGATAAGCACCGACCGTACCGAGCCGAGAAATAGAAATATCACCAGAGTCACGATGAGCAGTGCCTCCAGGAGCGTCCAGATGACCTCCCTGATCGACGTGTTGACGTATTTGGTGGCATCGTAGACGATGCGGCCCTGGAGCCCTTCGGGCAGCTGCGCCTGTATGGCGGGGAAGACCTTGCGCACGCCGTCGATAACCGAGAGCAGGTTGGCGGTGGGCGCCACCTTGATGCCGATGTAGACGGCCTCCTTGCCGTCGAACCAGACCGCGGTGTCGTAATTTTCCGAGCCCAGGGTGACGTTGGCGACGTCACCGAGCCGGACGATGGCGCCGTCCTTCGAGCGGATGGCCATGTTCCGGAACTCGTCCACGGAGTGCAGTCCCGTTTCGGCCGTCAGGTCGATGGTGACCATCTGTCCCTTGGTCCGGCCGACGGCCGAGATGAAATCGTTGTCGGCAAGCGCATTGCTGACGTCGGTGGCGGTGAGGCCGTAGGCGGCCATTTTCTTCGGGTCGAGCCACCCCCGCAGCGCAAACCGCCGCTGCCCCAGCACCTCCGCCGTCTGGACGCCCTCCACCACCTGCAGCTTGGGCTGCACCACGCGGATCAGGTAGTCGGTGACCTTGTTGGTCGCGAGCGTCTCGCTGTAAAAACCGATATACATCGAATCGATGGCCTGGCCGATGGCCACGGTGATGACCGGCTGCTGCGCCTCTCGCGGAAGCTGGTTGAGCACGGCGTTGACCTTGGTATTGATCTCCGTCAGGGCCTTGTTCGCATCGTAGTTGAGGCGCAGATTCGCCTGGATGGTGCTCAGGCCCAGCGTGCTCGAGGACGTCAGGTAGTCGATGCCGTTGGCCTGGGCGATGGAGTTTTCCAGAGGGGTCGTGATGAAGCCGGCAACGAGCGCCGGGTCCGCACCGGTATACACGGTGGAGACGGTCACCACGGCATTCTGGGTCTTGGGATATTCGCGCACCCCCAACGAGGTGATGGAACGCAGCCCCAGCACCAGAATCAGCAGGCTGAGTACCGTGGCGAGCACGGGGCGGCGTATGAATATGTCGGTGAAGTGCATCAGTCCCTGCTCTCTCTCGCTTGCGGGGCCTGGACCCGTGCCCCCCGGCTGCCCCCCCGCGTGGGGAAACGCGCTCCCATCACTGGTCCGGCGGCTTGGGAGCCGCTTCGTCGCTGGGCCGGACCTGGTTGTTGATGAGGACCCTGCTGCCTTGCCTGAGTTTCAGTTGTCCGCTGGTGACGACCATATCCCCTTCCTCGATTCCCTTGAGGATTGCCACCTGGTCTCCCCGGGTTTCGCCTACGGTGACGAAGGTCTGCCTGACGGTCAGAACCGGCTTGCCGCCCGGGCCCGTGCTGCTTTTCTCGACGACGAAGACCGTCTCGCCATAGGGGTGAAAGGTCACGGCCGTCTGCGGCAGCGTCAGATAGCGCTTCTTCTCGCCGGCGCGGACCTGGACATCGGCAAACATGCCCGGCAAGAGCGCGTGCTTCGGATTGGCGATGGTCGCCTCGATCTGGACGTTGCGCGTGTTGGGGTCCACCTTCGGATTGATTGCGGTTATTTTGCCGGGAAAGGTACGCTCCGGATAGGCGTCCGTGGTGGCGACGACCTTCTGTCCGAGCGAAAGACGGGACAGGTTCTGCTGGGGCAGGGAAAAGTCGAGAAACAGCGCATCCAGGGACTGCAGCGTGACGATCTTGTCGCCGGGGTTCACGTACTGCCCCGGGTTGACGGTGCTGATGCCGAGCTTTCCGGCAAAGGGCGCGCGGATTGTTTTCTTCTCGACCATGGCGGCCTGCTGCGCAACCTTGGCGCGTTTGTTCCTGAGGTCCGCGGCGTCGGCATCCAGCGTCGCCTGGCTCACCGCCTGGATTTTAAACTGCTTCTTGTCGCGTTCATAGACCGTGCGGGCCAGGTCGGCCTCCGCCTCGAGGGCCTGAAGCTCGGCCCTGTCGGCATCGGCGTTGAGCTGCACGAGGACCTGGCCTTTCCGGACCTCGTCTCCCGAGGCGAAGGACACGCTCTGCACGAGACCGGATATCTCGCTGGTAACGTCGACGCCCCGTTCCGCGCGCAGGGTACCCACGGCTTTCAGTTCGGGCTGCCAAGTCCGGTATTCGGTCTTCTGGGCGGTCACCGTCACGGGAGGCATCTGGCCGGCGGCCCTGGACTCTGCGACCATCTTTGTCTTGAAGGCCTTGTAGCCGAAAATGGCGCCAAAGAGCACGCCGACGGCCAGGAGCATGAGCAGCATGCGCTTGATCATGGAGTGTTTTCCCCTGCAGTGCGGCCGGCCATCGCCG
The Nitrospirota bacterium genome window above contains:
- a CDS encoding efflux RND transporter permease subunit; this translates as MHFTDIFIRRPVLATVLSLLILVLGLRSITSLGVREYPKTQNAVVTVSTVYTGADPALVAGFITTPLENSIAQANGIDYLTSSSTLGLSTIQANLRLNYDANKALTEINTKVNAVLNQLPREAQQPVITVAIGQAIDSMYIGFYSETLATNKVTDYLIRVVQPKLQVVEGVQTAEVLGQRRFALRGWLDPKKMAAYGLTATDVSNALADNDFISAVGRTKGQMVTIDLTAETGLHSVDEFRNMAIRSKDGAIVRLGDVANVTLGSENYDTAVWFDGKEAVYIGIKVAPTANLLSVIDGVRKVFPAIQAQLPEGLQGRIVYDATKYVNTSIREVIWTLLEALLIVTLVIFLFLGSVRSVLIPTVAIPLSLIGAFFIMLVLGYTINLLTLLAVVLSIGLVVDDAIIVVENVHRHIEGGTAPVRAAIQGARELASPIIAISVVLVAVYVPIGFMGGLTGALFTEFAYTLAGAVAVSAVIALTLSPMLCANFLRPYAEDGRHRFVSFIDSQFDFVRRTYEKVLHATLNYLPVTAVFAVIILVSIYFLFKTSKSELAPNEDQGVIIALATAAPDASLEQTKLYTRLLYETYATFPETDHVFQLDGISGVNSGVAGMVLKPWDERERTAMQLLPLVQQKLQGIAGLKVVAFLRPPLPGGGRGLPVQFVVGSTEPFERLDEISQTLMERAQGSGLFAFMDKDLKIDKPQITVTIDRDKTAQLGLTMRDVGGALSSMLSEGYVNYFSLAGRSYKVIPQVKQRYRLNADQLKDYYIKAADGTMIPASTIVGLKTTVVPESLNHFQQLNAVTISAVPAPGVTLGQALERLKAIAGDVLPTGYSIDYSGQSRQYVQESAALLVTFVFALIIIFLALAALFESFRDPFIVLVSVPMSICGAMIFISLGVGGASLNIFTEVGLVTLIGLISKHGILIVQFANDLQRSGKGKREAVEMAAGIRLRPILMTTAAMVLGVLPLVTASGAGAEGRFNMGLVIMTGIAIGTFFTLFVVPSMYMMLGAAHAAREDEEEAVNDTPPPQ
- a CDS encoding efflux RND transporter periplasmic adaptor subunit, which gives rise to MIKRMLLMLLAVGVLFGAIFGYKAFKTKMVAESRAAGQMPPVTVTAQKTEYRTWQPELKAVGTLRAERGVDVTSEISGLVQSVSFASGDEVRKGQVLVQLNADADRAELQALEAEADLARTVYERDKKQFKIQAVSQATLDADAADLRNKRAKVAQQAAMVEKKTIRAPFAGKLGISTVNPGQYVNPGDKIVTLQSLDALFLDFSLPQQNLSRLSLGQKVVATTDAYPERTFPGKITAINPKVDPNTRNVQIEATIANPKHALLPGMFADVQVRAGEKKRYLTLPQTAVTFHPYGETVFVVEKSSTGPGGKPVLTVRQTFVTVGETRGDQVAILKGIEEGDMVVTSGQLKLRQGSRVLINNQVRPSDEAAPKPPDQ